The Meiothermus sp. genome segment GCCCACCCGCACCACAAAAGGCCCCAGCGCCTCCGCAATGGGACGGATTTGCTCGGGCTCCACATAGCGCTTGGTGCCAGGGGCCAGGATGAAGCCCAGGGCCCAGGCCCCTAGCTCTTCGGCCAGGAGGGCGTCCTCGAGGCGGGTGATACCACAGATTTTGGCGCGGGTCATAGGGGTCTCGGGTTGGGGGTTTTTCCGGGAAATGTGAAGCCCAGTGTCTTTTTTTGTCTTACTACGGTCAATAGATCTATAGATCTTATAGACTATAGACGATCGGCTTTAACTTATACCGGATTCAAAAAGATAATCATCCAAACCAAAGATTCCCAGAGGCTATCTTTTTGAATCCTAGAGCACTCCCTTCGGTCGGGTTAGTTCGACGCCATCCGGCGCCGAACTAACCGAATCTGGTATTACACTTCCCCATCCTCCCACATCTGCCGAAAGCTCTTGGGGCTGGGCTTCAAACCTGCCCGGCCTTCCGTCCAGGCTTTGAGCACCGGCACCACCGTGTTATCCAGGGCTTTTTCGGGCAAGAGGCGCACGGCCTTGGAGGCCAGGCGGTAGGCCCAGGGCTGGGTCATGGCCAGGGCATAACCCTTGATGGCGGCGACCTCAAACCGAGGGGTCAGCCCTTCTTCCACCGCCCGGTTGCGCCAGGTGAGCAGCAGCTTGGGGATGGGAATCCGTACCGGGCAGGCCTGGAAACAAGCCCCGCACAGAGAGGAGGCGTAGGGGAGGGGTTTGGTCTCCGGGAGGCCCAGTAGCCCTGGGGACAGGATGGCCCCAATGGGCCCACTGTAGACGTAGCCGTAGGCGTGGCCGCCGGTCTGACGGTAGACCGGGCAGGCGTTCAGGCAGGCAGCGCAGCGCAGACAGCGCAGGGTCTCCCAGGCTTCGGGGTCGGCCAGCACGCTGCTGCGCCCATTGTCCACAAAGACCACGTGCACCTCTTCGGGCCCGTCGGGTTCATCGGGCTGGCGCGGCCCCTGGATGAGCGAGACAAAGGTGCCGATCCGCTGTCCGGTAGCAGCACGGGCGGTGAGCGAAAGGAAGACCGAAAGATCGGAGAAGCGGGGCAGGAGTTTTTCCAGGCCCACCAAGGCCACATGAATGCGCGGGGCCGAGGTGGAGAGCCGAATATTTCCTTCGTTTTCAATCAGGGCCAGGGTGCCGGTCTCGGCGACCACAAAATTGCCCCCCGAGATGCCCATATCGGCCCTCAGAAACCCCTCGCGCAGCAGCTTGCGGGCTGCGGCGGCCAGGTGGTCGGGGCTGGCGTCCAGAGGGGTTTGGAAGCGCTCGTGGAAGAGCTGGCGGATTTGCTCCAGGTTCAGGTGAATGGCCGGGCCCACGATGTGCGAAGGGGGCTGCTTCAGCAGTTGGATGATGTACTCGCCGAGGTCGGTCTCGAGTACTTCCACCCCCATCCCCTCGAGCATGGGGTTGATGCCCAGTTCTTCCGAGACCATGGTCTTGGCCTTGACCACCTTCCTGACCTGGCCTGTGCGGGCAATGTCGGCCACAATGCGCCGGGCGTCGTCGGCGTCCTCGGCCCAGTGCACCTGCACGCCGTTTTTCTGGAGGTTGGCTTCGGCTTCCAGCAGGTACCTGTCCAGGTTGGAGAGCACATGGTTCTTGACGCCTTCGGCCCAGTGCCGCCAGGTTTCGGCATCCACCTCGGCATAGGCCTGCCGTCTTTTGCTATCGAAGTTCAGGGTGGCCCCGGTGACCGAGTCGCGTACATGGGGCTCCTCGCGCAACACTCGAGCGGCTTCCTGGGGGTACTGGTTGGCGGTGACTTTCATTGCGTGGCCTCCCACAGAACCGAAGCCAGGGGCCTGACCGCCAGGCCCAGACCCCGGTTTTCGATGCGGCCCGCGAGGTGAAGTATGCAGCCGCCATCGGCGCTGGTAAGGAAATCAATCTGGCTTTGGGCTGGCAGGGTGGAAAGCTTGCGGTCGGCCATGCTCAGGGCCACCTCGGGCAGCTTGACCGAGAACAACCCGCCAAAGCCGCAGCACTCTTCGGTGGCGGCCCAGTCTACAATTTCGGCCCCGGCATTGCGCAAGAGCGTGAGGGGCTCTTGCTTGATGCCGAGTTCGCGCAGGGCATGACAGCCGTGGTGGTAGGCAATACGCCGGCCTTGCAGGCCCTGGCCCAGGTGGTTGACCCCCAGCACCTTCACGATGAACTCCGCAAGCTCAAAGGTCTTGTGGCTCAGGGCCTCGGCCCTGGCGAACATGCGGGGCTGCTCGCGGTACAGCTCGGGGTAGAAAGCCCGCAACATGGTGGTGCAGGAGCCCGAAGGCAGCACCACGTACTGGGCGTTTTCGAACACCCCCAGGGTGTATTCGGCCACCTGGCGGGCCTCGGCCCAGTAGCCGGCGTTGTAGGCGGGCTGGCCGCAGCAGGTCTGGCCCTGGGGAAACTCGACGGTGCAGCCCAGGTGACGAAGAAGCTTTACGGCGGCCACCCCGGCCTCGGCGAAGAACTGGTCGGCCAAGCAGGTGACGAAGAAGGTCACTTTCATGTTGAATGGATTATATCCAAATACGTGGCCCAATATGGGGGGTTATGACAGGGCCGGCGCGAAGTAAAACCTCTCCTACCTCCCCCAACGGGGGAGGTCAGGTGGGGGCCTAATACCCGGCCAGGTTGCTTGCTTGCAGGCAATTTTTGCAACACCGGCTGTCTAAAGCGCACTTAGCTAAGGTTTGCGGGGGTTTGCGTACCGACCCTGGGGGGTTATGAGCAAGCCAGGACATAACCAGGTAAAGGCTTTCTGAAAGGGTCGAGGCCCTGGGTGCGCTATGCTTAAGGCTGGAGGTTCTCAGATGC includes the following:
- a CDS encoding LutB/LldF family L-lactate oxidation iron-sulfur protein, encoding MKVTANQYPQEAARVLREEPHVRDSVTGATLNFDSKRRQAYAEVDAETWRHWAEGVKNHVLSNLDRYLLEAEANLQKNGVQVHWAEDADDARRIVADIARTGQVRKVVKAKTMVSEELGINPMLEGMGVEVLETDLGEYIIQLLKQPPSHIVGPAIHLNLEQIRQLFHERFQTPLDASPDHLAAAARKLLREGFLRADMGISGGNFVVAETGTLALIENEGNIRLSTSAPRIHVALVGLEKLLPRFSDLSVFLSLTARAATGQRIGTFVSLIQGPRQPDEPDGPEEVHVVFVDNGRSSVLADPEAWETLRCLRCAACLNACPVYRQTGGHAYGYVYSGPIGAILSPGLLGLPETKPLPYASSLCGACFQACPVRIPIPKLLLTWRNRAVEEGLTPRFEVAAIKGYALAMTQPWAYRLASKAVRLLPEKALDNTVVPVLKAWTEGRAGLKPSPKSFRQMWEDGEV
- a CDS encoding (Fe-S)-binding protein; protein product: MKVTFFVTCLADQFFAEAGVAAVKLLRHLGCTVEFPQGQTCCGQPAYNAGYWAEARQVAEYTLGVFENAQYVVLPSGSCTTMLRAFYPELYREQPRMFARAEALSHKTFELAEFIVKVLGVNHLGQGLQGRRIAYHHGCHALRELGIKQEPLTLLRNAGAEIVDWAATEECCGFGGLFSVKLPEVALSMADRKLSTLPAQSQIDFLTSADGGCILHLAGRIENRGLGLAVRPLASVLWEATQ